TGGGGAGCTTTTACCCTTTTTAGATATAAATGCAATTTATTGGATAATAAAACTTGTCCTCAACGCAATTCATCTCTATACCTTGTCTCGTTTTTCAGTACGGGGTGTAGCTCAGCCTGGTAGAGCGTCAGCTTTGGGAGCTGAACGTCGCACGTTCGAATCGTGTCACCCCGACCAGAAAAACAGAGGCTACGGAGAGGTGGCTGAGCGGCTTAAAGCGACGGATTGCTAATCCGTTGTACGTAATTTACTCGTACCGGGGGTTCGAATCCCCCCTTCTCCGCCATCCTTTACCTTCCTCAACGGAGCCGAATTAAGGGAAATGGGGTAAATCAAATCACATGGACACGTCTGATTTTTTAGAAACTGCCGATATTGAAACCTCATCCGATGACTATGCAACACGCTTTTCCGGGGCTGTGGGGAGCTGGATGCTAAAGATACAAAGCGATATTACGGTTGGTTTCATGCAGCAGCACCCTGTTCGTTCTGTGCTGGACGTGGGAGGTGGTCACGGGCAGCTGGCGATTCCCTTGAGTCGTGAAGGATTTAATGTGACAGTGCTTGGAAGCGATGTCTCCTGTGCCCATCGGTTGCAGTCGCAGATTCAGGCAGAAAAGCTTACGTTTATTGTGGGCGATGTGATTCATATTCCCTCGGATGATGCAGCCTATGATGTAGCGATTTCCTTTCGATTATTGCCGCACTGCGATCATTGGAAAGAGCTGATTCGTGAATTGTGCCGTGTGTCCCGTGACATGGTGATTGTGGATTATCCGACAGCACAGAGCGTCAATGCGATTGCGCCCATGCTGTTCGGTGCAAAAAAGAAGCTGGAAAAGAATACCCGTACCTGGCGGGCTTTTCGACATGATGAAGTGGCCTCCGTTTTCGAGGAATGCGGCTATCGCGTCGTAGCGCGAAAAGGGCAGTTCTTTCTGCCCATGGTGTTGCATCGTATGCTGAAATGCCCGGGATTATCTGCTGTCATGGAGGGGTTCTGTGCGCTTATCGGTCTTCGCAGATTCTGGGGATCCCCCGTCATTCTGTGCGCCGAACGCGTGTCTGTATCCGCGCAGTAATCATTCATGCACGGGGGAGGAGTTACGGGGCTTTCGTGAAAGGGACATGCGACGAGAGCAAAAATAACTTTTCTTTTCAGGTGATCCCGTTAGACTCGCAACCGTTCTCCTGACGATACGAGCTCATCAAATGAAGTGAAGAGGTCCCTATGTTACGCGATGCAAAGAATCTGCAAGTCATTCAAAAAAACGCATTATTACCTCATAGTCTGTCTGTTCCTTATGACCATGTAGCTCAGGGATTGACGATGAATCGGGATGATTCGTCCATGTTTGCATCGCTGAACGGAACATGGTCTTTTGCCTATGTGTCCCATCCGGCTTATATTCCAGATCTTTTTATGAAGGCTGATTTTGACGACGGGGCGTGGCATAAAATGGCGGTTCCTTCCTGCTGGCAGATGGCGGGCTTTGACCGTCTGGTCTATACCAACGTGGCGTATCCTTTTCCGGTGATGCCTCCGTCTGTTCCTGAAGCGAATCCGGTTGGTTGCTACCGCCGGTATGTTGAGCTGGACAGTCATTGGGGTGGCGGACGGACGATTATACATTTCGGAGGAGTATGTGCCGCATTCACACTGTATGTGAACGGCCATGAAATAGGATACAGCGAGGGCAGCCATATGCCTGCTGAATTTGATATCACAAAAGTGATCAGGGAAGGGCGGAATGTGATCGCGGTGGAGGTGTATAAATGGGCGACCTCCTCCTATGTCGAGGATCAGGATTTTTGGCGGCTGAATGGTATTTTTCGTGAGGTCTATTTGTACCGGACACAAGACGTTTTCATTCAGGATATGGAACTGAAGCCGGTTTTAAACAGCGATCATGCCTCTGGTCGTCTCATGGGAACGGTCAAGGTCGATGGTTTGCTTCCGGCGGACGGGCTCAAATGTACGATGGAGCTGTATGAACGGGTGCTTTATCGTGCAGAGACAACCGGTTGCGTGCTGAAGCAGACCATGGAAATCGATGTAGCGGCCTTGTCTGTCCATTTTGATGAAATGCTGGCTCATGTGCAGCCATGGAGCGCGGAATGTCCGCATTGTTACACACTGGCGGTCATATTGGAACACGCCGGGAACGTGCTGGATGTTCGGACGCAGACTGTCGGATTTCGAACGGTTTGGATTGAGGCGTCGCAACTGTTTATCAATGGTTCATCGGTCATACTGAAAGGTGTGAATCGGCACGATACGCATCCCGATCGCGGCTATGCCGTTACCCGGGCGGATATGGATTGCGACATCATGGTCATGAAAGCGCATAACATCAATACGGTGCGTACATCGCACTATCCCGCTGATCCCTATTGGTATGAGCTTTGTGATCGTTATGGATTATACGTCATTGATGAAGCGGATTTGGAGACCCACGGGTTCATTCGCAATGAACATTTAGAGCGTAATGGCATTGGACAGGCTTGTGGCGTCAATGATGATCCTCAGTGGCGTGAGGTCTTTGTGGATCGTGCGGTACGCATGGTGGAACGGGATAAAAATCATCCATCGATTATCATGTGGTCGCTGGGCAATGAATCAGGGTGGGGGAGTAATCACTGGGCGATGGCGTCATGGGTCAGGAAACGTGATCCTTCTCGAGCAGTGCATTATGAAGGTGCAGGGGAAGCGCCGGGCGTCGATGTAGTGAGCGTCATGTATCCCGGTGTGGACGAGGTGATTCGGCAGGGACAGCACTCGGATGATGACCGTCCCTATTTTATCTGTGAATTTATTCATTCCATGGGCAACAGCATGGGGAATCAGCAGGAATATTTTGATGCTATTTATCAGTATAAGCGATTGATTGGCGGTTGCGTATGGGAATGGGCCGATCATGGTATCCGACAGCATCTGGACGATGGAACCGAGTATTTTGCCTATGGCGGAGATTTCGGGGACAAACCCAACGACCTAAAATTCTGTATCGACGGTATGGTCTATCCGGATCGCGAACCCCATACCGGATTGCTGGAATTTAAACAGGTCATTGCTCCGGTGCGCATGGTCACCGTCGACGCGGCCAGGGGATTGTTTGACATAGAAAATCGGTATGATTTCCGAGATTCAGGGCATATCCGGATACGATGGGATCTCATGGAAGACGGTCATATCGTCCTGAGCGGTGTCTGTGGAGACATCTTGGCAAAACCCAAAGAAAAGCAGCGGCTGGCCATTGACATGGGGACGGTCGTTCGGGAACCTCATAAAGAATACTTTATTGGTTTCCGATGTGAGGACACCGGGAAGGTGCCATGGCAGGACGAGCCCTTTGTTATCTATCAGTATGAGGCACCGATTCAGGCGGGCGACGGAGCCGCACGTATCAATACGTTGCGTCATAGGCTGACAAAACCAGCGGAGGCATCTCCGTTCTGTGCGCTGGAGGAAACCCGTCATGCCGTTGTCATAACAACACCCATGTCGACCATCGTTTTTGACACCGTTTCCGGTCGGCTTTCGTCCATTCAGGTACAGGGGCATGAACTGGTTGCCGGCGGAATGGAAGAACTGTTTTGGCGAGCTCCTACAGACAATGACGAAAAAGGTTGGATTATGCGTGCAGATTGCCCGGCAGGGGCATGGCGCCAGGCCGGTCTGGACATGTTGTGGCGAAATGTAACGGAGGTTACGCTGTTACCCGTGGATGACCCGAAAGAAGTGGCGCGGCTGGCCGTTTCTGCGTATTTTGGTAAACCGGCGGAATATATCGCCTTTAAAACACGGGTGCTGTACACCGTTTATACTGATGGATGTATCAACGTGACGGTGAATTATATGCCGCAGCTTGATCTGGATTCCATTCCACGCATGGGTATGCAATGGCCGCTGGCAAAAGGCATGGAGCAGGTCGAATGGTACGGCCGCGGACCGCAGGAATCCTATGTGGACAAAAAGGAGAGTGCACGGATCGGTCTCTATCGCCAAACCGTCGATAACATGCTGGAAAACTACATTGTCCCTCAAGAAAATGGAAATCACACGGAAACACGCTGGTTTACCGTTTCATGCGAAAAGGCGGGAATCGCCTTTGTCAGTGAACAACTCTTTGATTTCAGTGCACATCACTATACAGCGCAAGATATAACGAATGCCACTCATACCTGTGAATTAAAACGGAGAGAGGAGACCATTGTCCATATCGACGTCGCGCAAAACGGGCTGGGCAACGGTAGTTGTGGCCCAGATTTACTGGATCAATACAAACTGAAACCCGTCGACATGACTCAGTCTTTTATGATGATTCCCTTTATGAAATAACCTGTTCAGCAAAGTTGTTTGAGCGGTATTCTGTTGTCCATAAAATATTATCAAAAGCTGATGTAATGACGGACATGCCAAAAAAACGGCGCGGAGCACCGTTCTAATCAAGATACGCAGCAAGAAAGGACTCTATCTGCTCTGCACCAGCCTGTAATTCGGTGTAAAGTGCTTCGACCGTGTCCCAGTCCTCGTCTTGACAAACCGTCTCCATGGCGGTGGCAATTTCGCAGATACGGAAGGCGCTGATGGTTGTGGCGCTGCCTCGCAACGCGTGAAAGAGGCGTGCACCCTTATCGCGATCCCGGCTGGTGATGATATCGCGCGCATCTTCAAGACGTCGGTTGAGATCATCCATAAAATGGATGGCCACCGTTTTTGCTATGGCGGGATCATTTCCGCAACGGCGCATATAATCTTCAGGACTGAAATCGACGTTCGACTCCGTGTTGACAGCAACAGCCTCAATATCCGTTGGCTTCCCCGAACGCTGGGTCAGCCAATGGGATAATTTTTGAGTGAGAACACTGGGAACGAACGGCTTGGCCATATAGTCATCCATTCCTGCGGCAAGACAGCGTTCCCGGTCGCTCGCCATGGCATGAGCCGTCAGGGCAATGATGGGCACGTTCCTGTTTGTTTCGCCGGTGTCTCCGCGCCGGATAGCTGCCGTGGCCTCAAATCCGTCCATTTTAGGCATCTGGCAATCCATAAAAATGAGGTCGTATTCCTTTTTCCTGATCCGATCCAGTGCTTCCAGCCCGTTTTCTGCGAGATCGGCAGCGATGTTGTGTTTTTTAAGTGTGTTTTTGATCACGACACGGTTCACCGGATGATCTTCCACAACAAGGACGTTGCTGTTCGTATCGACGGGCTTCGTTTTTTCGACAAGCGGGGTGACGGATTCTTTTGTTTCCATTTCGCTCATTTCCATGGCGGTCAAAACACTTTTCAGCAATTCCGCGTGCTTGATCGGTTTTTCAAGACAACCGGAAAAGCCCAGGGATCGGCGGCGAGCTGCGGCCAACCCTTTGCACATCGGAGACATCATAATAAGTTTCAGTGACGCGAAGTCCGGATCTTCACGAAGCATATCTGCGATTTTTTCTCCGTGCATTTCAGGGTTGTTCACGTTGAGCATCGCAAGGTCAAAGGGATCATTGGTCTTTACCGCTTCACAAAGCATCCGGAGTGCGCTATCGCGGTATTTGGTTTGCTGCGGTCTCATGCCCCATGCTTCAAGTTTACTACCGAGAAGCTGGAGGTTATGCTCGTTATCTTCCAGAATCAGCACTTTCATGCCTTGTAACGTCTTCATTCCGGGATGTTCAGGGCGCGATTCTCCTAAAACAAAGCGAATGGTAAACCAGAATTCACTTCCCTGTCCTTCGGTGCTTTCGACACCGATCTGCCCCTGCATCAGCTCGACCAGCTGTTTTGAAATAGCCAGCCCCAGCCCCGTTCCGCCATATTTTCGCGTCGTGGAGCCATCGACTTGTGAAAATTTGCCAAACAACTTATCCATCTGAGCCGCAGGGATCCCGATACCGGTATCGCAGACGGCAAACCGAAGCAGCACATCCCCGTTTTCGAGACGTTCCAGCAGCGTCGCCGCAATATTTATTTCACCTGTTTGGGTAAATTTAACGGCATTCCCCGCGAGATTGACGAGCACCTGCCGCAGACG
The sequence above is drawn from the Spartobacteria bacterium genome and encodes:
- a CDS encoding beta-galactosidase subunit alpha, which gives rise to MLRDAKNLQVIQKNALLPHSLSVPYDHVAQGLTMNRDDSSMFASLNGTWSFAYVSHPAYIPDLFMKADFDDGAWHKMAVPSCWQMAGFDRLVYTNVAYPFPVMPPSVPEANPVGCYRRYVELDSHWGGGRTIIHFGGVCAAFTLYVNGHEIGYSEGSHMPAEFDITKVIREGRNVIAVEVYKWATSSYVEDQDFWRLNGIFREVYLYRTQDVFIQDMELKPVLNSDHASGRLMGTVKVDGLLPADGLKCTMELYERVLYRAETTGCVLKQTMEIDVAALSVHFDEMLAHVQPWSAECPHCYTLAVILEHAGNVLDVRTQTVGFRTVWIEASQLFINGSSVILKGVNRHDTHPDRGYAVTRADMDCDIMVMKAHNINTVRTSHYPADPYWYELCDRYGLYVIDEADLETHGFIRNEHLERNGIGQACGVNDDPQWREVFVDRAVRMVERDKNHPSIIMWSLGNESGWGSNHWAMASWVRKRDPSRAVHYEGAGEAPGVDVVSVMYPGVDEVIRQGQHSDDDRPYFICEFIHSMGNSMGNQQEYFDAIYQYKRLIGGCVWEWADHGIRQHLDDGTEYFAYGGDFGDKPNDLKFCIDGMVYPDREPHTGLLEFKQVIAPVRMVTVDAARGLFDIENRYDFRDSGHIRIRWDLMEDGHIVLSGVCGDILAKPKEKQRLAIDMGTVVREPHKEYFIGFRCEDTGKVPWQDEPFVIYQYEAPIQAGDGAARINTLRHRLTKPAEASPFCALEETRHAVVITTPMSTIVFDTVSGRLSSIQVQGHELVAGGMEELFWRAPTDNDEKGWIMRADCPAGAWRQAGLDMLWRNVTEVTLLPVDDPKEVARLAVSAYFGKPAEYIAFKTRVLYTVYTDGCINVTVNYMPQLDLDSIPRMGMQWPLAKGMEQVEWYGRGPQESYVDKKESARIGLYRQTVDNMLENYIVPQENGNHTETRWFTVSCEKAGIAFVSEQLFDFSAHHYTAQDITNATHTCELKRREETIVHIDVAQNGLGNGSCGPDLLDQYKLKPVDMTQSFMMIPFMK
- a CDS encoding methyltransferase domain-containing protein; translation: MDTSDFLETADIETSSDDYATRFSGAVGSWMLKIQSDITVGFMQQHPVRSVLDVGGGHGQLAIPLSREGFNVTVLGSDVSCAHRLQSQIQAEKLTFIVGDVIHIPSDDAAYDVAISFRLLPHCDHWKELIRELCRVSRDMVIVDYPTAQSVNAIAPMLFGAKKKLEKNTRTWRAFRHDEVASVFEECGYRVVARKGQFFLPMVLHRMLKCPGLSAVMEGFCALIGLRRFWGSPVILCAERVSVSAQ